The genomic interval ATGCATTTACAGTAGATTTTGATTTGCGTTGGGTGATTTATCCAGGAAGTGAAATTCGCTTTGTGTGGAAATACAATATTTATGCTTCGAAGCAAGGATTGGATGAAGGTTATTTCAATACGTTCCGTAATTTATTCGACAATCCGTATTTGAATTCATTTTCTGTGAAGGCTCTTTTTTATATTGATGCAGGGAAGTGGTTTCGAAAGAAGGTGGTATGATTCAAACTAATTATCAATTATGAATGACTTAATTATCAAGAAGAGTTGCAACCTTGATAATTAATAATTGAGAATTTTACTTTTTAACTTGTCTAGAATTCACCAAATAAACTCCACCAACAATCACAATCATCCCTAAAAACTGAGAGATATGAAACGTCTCCTGATTCAAAAAGACCCCCAAAATAACAGCAACAATCGGAATCATATAAGTAACCGAACTGGCAAACATGGGAGATTTCAACTTGATAATCTGATTAAAGATAAGAAGTGCCAAACAGGTTCCGAAAACACTCAAAATACTGATATAAAACAAGGCTTCGTATGCATGTTTATTTGTTTTAAAAACGCTCAGAGTATCCAAATTCCAAGTTGTAATCCAAGATGGAATTGCTAAAAAAGTAAACGCTAAGGAAGCAATCTCCAACGATTTGAACTCAGCCAATTTATACTTAATGGTATTCAAACTGGTTCCATACATCAAGGTTGCTAGCAAAATTGCCCCAACATGTAACATAGAAATTTCAAGTGGTGCATTATTCAGTATTCCGACTAAAATACAAATTCCTGCAAAAGCAATGAAAAGTCCGAGTACTTGTTTGAGTTGCACACGCTGTTTGAAAACCAAAAAACCAATTATCAAGGTGAAAAATGGTGTAAAACTATTTAGCATTCCAGCCAATCCAGATGACAGTTTTGTTTCTGCAAACGTAAATAAAAATGCGGGGAAAAAATTTCCGCAAGTACCAACTACTAACAAATAGAAAACTTGTTTCCAATGGGTAATTCTACGTAAACTCCAAATCCCAAAAGGAAGCATGACTAAACCTGCAATAGCCATTCGGAGCGCGCCAACTTGTGAATCGGAAAAAATGGATTGGCCAAGTTCATCATACATTCCACGCTTCATCAGAATGAATGAACTACCCCAAATAAGTGCTAAAATAAATAAGAAAATCCAGCTCCGAAAATCCTTAGTCATTCGAAAAATTTTCGAGCTTTTGTTCCTTTTCTGAAGCTTTAGCATAAGCGTTGCGAGCATTACTCAACTTGAAACGAATAATAATTAATGCTGGAAGCCCAATATGGATTAACGCGAAAAGAACGTAACCAATGGGTTTAAATTCGAAATGTGTTGGAGGAACTCCATTCACACTTGCTTTATCTAATCCAATCCCCATGAAATAACTCAATGCGATTTTAGACTCTAATTGAAAATGTACCAATGCGTTATCGTAATAAAAAATGCCATCATACATCGGAATTCGAATAAACAAGCACACAATGAACAATAAAACCGAAACTAAGATTCCAATTAAAAATGGCTTTTCGACTAACTTTTTCATCATTACAAGGCTTTAAATCCTTCCGAAAAGAATACGCGATCTCGGTTTACACGTTCTTCCATTACTTCACGAAATTCAGGATACTTTTCTTTTGGAATACAATTGATTGGAAAAGACAATTGTAAATCTTCTATGTATTCAAAATAAAGTGTTTGCTGATGAGTTTCAACCCTTCTCAATCCAGAGAAAAACAACAATCTCACTTCTCTATCTGCCACCACAACTGCCTTGTGTGTAATCCCTACTCGGAACCAGCCCTGAGCAATTAGTAAAAAAGCTAACTGATCTATCACCATAATTCCGTAAACTAGTGCAACAGGCCAAGCTTCATCCGTTAACATCAATACTGCTATCATGGCAAAAAACGCAATGACTGCTTCCAAAATTAAAAACAAACGAACTTGCTTTTTTCGGTCTTTCGAAACAGGCGTACTCCAAATAAAGCGTTCTGGTTTGCGGGTCATCGTAACACCCACCCAGCGACTCACAGATCTCCGAATAATGAGTAAGAGCAAGAATGTTGCTACTCCTACCAAAATGTGGAATCTGTAAGGTAAATCCGCAATTGGAATATTCAAAAAACGGATATCAAACGCTAAGCATATAATAAATGCAAGAGAAGGAAACGAAAAGAATATTAGTAAAATATTGATAGATCGATTCATCGATTATTGGATCATTTTAATCTTTGCTCTCAGCTCTTCAATTTTGCGTTGCGCAGCTGAAATTTTTGATTCTACTTCTTTTTTCAATAAATCAGCACCTTTCGATTTTGCGAAAAAGCCCAAGTTATTCTCGAATTGCAAAATATCCGATTTCAATCTGTTTATCTTTTCATTCAAATCGTGTTTCTCACGTGCAAGAGCTCTATCTGAATTTGGATCACCCTTTAAAGTTTCTAAACGAGCTTGGAACAACATCTTCTCTTGTTCTGCACCTTCTAGTTTCAATTTTTTATAGTGACCATCTAAAACCTCTTTGTACGCATTGAAAACACGATCTTTCTCTTTCATTGGAACATGCCCAATTTCATTGAACTCCGTTGCGAAAGTCTTTAACAACGACAATGCTTCTTTTTTATCTTCGGGAATTTCAGTTGTTTTAATTCGCTCAATCAATTCCATTTTCAAAGCCAAATTGCCTTCAAACTCTTTGTCTTTTGAACTGAAATGAGTTTGTTTTGCTTCAAAGAAATGATCACAAGCAGCACGAAAATCTTTCCATAATTTTTGTTCAAAACGTTGACCAGCACTTCCTAAATTTTTCCATTCTTTTTGAATGCTCAAGATTTGATCAGTTGTTGCTTTCCAATCAGTAGAATGTTTCATTTCATCCAATCTATCAACCAATTGTTGTTTTTTAGTGGCAACTTCATCAAACTTCCCTCTGATTGAATCGAAAAACGTCTTCTTCTTCGCGAAAAACTCATCACAAGCAGCACGGAATTCTTTCCAAACATCTTCATTTTCTTTTCGCGGACCGAAACCAATTTTTTTCCACTCTTCTTGTAACGCCAACAAAGTTGCTGTTGCAGTATCCCAATCTTTTGTATTGGTAGATGTAAAATCAGTTACAATTTCAATAGCCTTCTTCGCAATTTCTTTTTTAAGCTCTAGATTTGCAGCTAGTTCCGTTCGCTTCTCATCATAAAACGTTTGAATGCGAGTATAAACAGCTCTTACTGCATCCCAATAGGAATTTTTCAAGCTTTCCCATGCATCATTTCCAACAGGACCCGTTTCGTCCCATTCGTTTTGAAGTGATTTGATCGCTTGTTCAACATCCTTCAAATTCTCTACTTTTGATAACTCTTGAATTCGCTGAATCACATCCAATTTCAATTGGTGATTCCGGTGTAAATCATGCTCGCGTAATTCACGGTAGATTTTGATGTGATAGAAAAAAGTCTCGAGTAAACGCGAGTATTCTGATTGAATATCTTGGCGTTTTTCACGAGGAATATCTCCCACTTCTTTCCAAGCATCATGTATTTCCTTGTATGCAGTCATCGCTGCGCCAATATTTTCTTCTTTTTCAACCACATCCTTCATGCGCTCAAGCAACACTTTCTTTCGGCGATAATTAGCTTCTTCAGCCTCTTTCTTCGCATTTTGAAGCGATTTTTTGCGATCACGGAATTCGTTGTGTAAATTGTAAAACTCTTCTCGAACAGTATCAAAAGGTCGTTCTTCAACCGTTTCACCATTCTCTTTAGCCTCCAATTGCTTTATTTGAAATTGGCGATCCTCTTCCAATATTACGTCTTCAAACTGATTGCGTAATTCACTCACTTCTCGCGCTACTGAAAGCGCATCCTCTTGCTGAACGAGATTTTTTAATGCTTCTAACAAACTTGCCTTTTCCATGATAAAGCTTTTTAGTGGTTTCTCAATTTACAAATAATTAACCAACTACAGTTGACATTTCGAAATTTGTTAAAGTCACAAAACGATCAATTCTTGCTTCGATTTCCTCTTTTGAAATTTCTAATAAACGCTGTGTTCCAAATTTTTCTACACAGAAAGATGCCAAGGCAGAACCCGCAATAATTGCACGTTTCATATTATCAAAAGATATATCATCCGTTGAAGCAATGTATCCAATAAATCCTCCTGCAAATGTATCTCCTGCTCCTGTTGGATCAAATACATCTTCCAAAGGCAAAGCTGGCGCGAAGAATACTTTCTCCTCTTGGAATAACAATGCTCCGTGCTCACCTTTCTTAATAATCAATGTTTTTGGACCCATTGCACGAATAACTCTACTCGCTTTAGTCAAAGAGTATTCTCCCGATAATTGACGCGCTTCTTCATCATTAATGATTAAAACATCAATCAATTTCAGTGTTTCTTTCAAATCATCTAATGCAATATCCATCCAAAAATTCATGGTATCCATTGCAATTAACTTGGGTCTGGTTGTTAAACGCTCAATTACTTGACGTTGAACTTGTGGACTCAAATTTCCAAGCATTAAATACTCAGCTCCTTGATATGATTCAGGAATAATTGGGTCAAAAGTGCCCAATACATTTAATTCAGTAACCAAAGTATCTCTAGAGTTCATATCGTTGTGGTAGCGACCAGACCAAAAGAACGTTTTCTCTCCCTTTTTGATTTGCAAACCTTCCAAAGCAACACCTTTTGATTTTAGTAAATCCAAGGTCTCTTGAGGGAAATCATCACCCACAACGGAAACAATTCGTTGATCTTTCACATAGTTAGATGCTGATAACGCAATAAACGTTCCTGCCCCACCTACAATTTTATCTGTTTTTCCGAAAGGTGTTTCAATGGCATCAAAAGCCACACTACCAACTGTCAATAGACTCATTTTCTTAATTTATTTGGGCAAATGTACACATTTATTTAGGTTTAAATCGCTCAAAATCTATTATCTATTTGTCAAAAAAGCCTGTTTTAGCATTTCTTGAGTTTTAAATTTAAATGTGATTGAATGGTAAATTGTAATTATTTTAACAAAAATTGATCTTTTCATTTTTCGGTACGCTTATTGATTAATCGATTTCAGAATTAAACCAACAGTTATGAAAAAATACTTTACTTTCTTTGGACTATTCGCTCTAGCGGCATTGGGAACACTTCATGCTCAGCAAAATTCAGCCTTAGGGTCAGATTTTCAATCAATCAGAAAAGAAATGGTTGCTTGGGATGCAGTGCGCGGTGAATGGCTAGCTTCTTCTATGGAGGCAATGGCGGATAAAAAACCGACGCCGGATCGTAATTTTCCGGAAGAATATACTCCCGCAGAAATGTTTAATGCGATGCCAACTGCTACACAAGAAAAAGTAAGGGGTCAAATTCAACGTTCAACTACTAATTCTGATAGTATCTCTCGCACGAAATGGAATCGTTTAAACAGTTTTACTTCAAGAACTCCCAATTGCAAACCTGTAATGGGTCGAACTTATGGAGACCCGCATTTAAAATCGTTTGATGGAGCGACTTATTCCTTTCAAACTGTAGGAGAATTCACTTTGGTTAAATCTGGAAGTGGTAACATGAATGTACAAGTACGTCAGCGCAATCAATCTGATGACTTTTCACTAAACACAGCAGTAGCAATGAATGTTGGTGGAGACCGCGTTTGTTTTTATGCCAATGAAAAACCCGATGGAAATAATTCTACACCACTTCGTATTGGAGGCGAACCCATTTATGTGGAAGGTGAAAATTATTACCTAGAACATGGTGGAACGATTAGTCGTTCATCTAAAAATGACTATGTGGTAACATGGCCAACTGGCGAACGTGTGAAACTAGATGCTTCACAAACTGGAGGGATGGGATTCTATAATATTGCAGTAGAAATTTATCCTTGTGCTGATAATTTTGATGGAATCTTAGGAAATGCAAATGGAAGAAGTTCAGACGACTTCGATGTTCGTAACACACAAGGAGGAATCGCTTCTTCTAACTGGAACATGGGTGTTTTTGGATCAACTAACCAACGTGATCAGGTTTTAGAGAAAGAATACTTGGCGTTTTTAGCCAAAGATTTTGCACGACAATACCGCATTTCCCCAGAAGAATCTTTATTTGATTACGGTTTCAACCAAAGTACTTTTGCATTCACCGATGAGTCATTTCCTCGTGTTCATAGAACTTTAGGTGATTTAAACGATGATGACCGCAGACGTGCACAAAGAGAGTGCGAACGTAGAGGGTTTACGGGGTATGATTTAAGTGCATGTGTTTATGACAATGGTTTCTTGCGTATCGAACCTACTCCGAAACCAACTATCCCAAACCGCACGACAGGAAGACAATTGGATCCGGTAAGAACTCCATCTCCAAATAGAAACCCAGGTCAAAAGCCTTTCAGAGAACGTTATCCAACTCCAATAGTTGAAGAACCCAAAGTTCGGAATACTAGTCCAATTGAAACAGAAAAACCAGTCGTTAGAGAACCCATTAAACCAATTCCACAAGATCCTGGTGCGGTAAGTAATCCTGGAACGAGACCTGTTTCGACTACAGGAAGAGGTACTGTAAAACCCGTTGAAGAAAAAGTGAATGTGCCTATTAAAGAGCCACAAGTGACTAAACCAGAAAGAACGGAGCCAATTCGTAATGAACCAGTTAAAGAACCTGAAATTAAACGACCAGAAAGAACAGAACCTATCCGCAAGGAACCTGTAATCTCAGAACCCATAAGAACTCAACCGATAAGAACAGAACCTATTCGGACGGAGCCTGTGAGGGCTCAACCTGAAAGAACAATACCTATTCGCACGGAACCGGTGAAATCAGAACCAAGATATACACCTCCACCAAGTAACCCGGTACCGAAACCAGTTCAGCGTCCTGCAAGTACGCCAGTTTCGACACCAGTTACAACCCCTTCAAAACCAATAACTACCCCTATAAGAAGAGGTGGTTAACGCGAGAGGAGTCTTCGGACTCCTTTCTTTTTACCCAATTTTGAAACAAATTAAGAATCGAACGTTAATTACTATTTGTAGGTAGGCTCAAAAAAGCCTTTCTTTCGATGTAAATTTGATGTATGAAGTGGAAAAAGTGGCTGGTGAAAACATTGAAATGGTTCTTTATAATCTTTTCAGGCCTCTTTTTGCTAATTACCATCCTTCTCTATGCATTCAAAGACGATATTATTGATTATGCTGTTTCAGAAATTAATAAATCGTTAAAAGCAAAAGTAAACGTTGATAAAATTGATGTTACTTTCTGGGCTACATTTCCAGATTTAAGCCTGGACTTCAATCACGTATTCATTCAAGATCCTTTCAAAAACTCCACATCAAAAGACACCCTTCTATACACAGAACAAATTCGGTTGAAATTTAGTCCAGCAGATATTTGGAACGAAAATTACCATGTCAAGAAAATAGTCATCAAACCAGGAACGCTTCAATTGAAAATTCGCAAAAATGGTGAGGAGAATTATGACATATTAAAAGAATCTGATTCGAAGGAGAAAACAACTTTCAAGTTAACTCTAGAATCAATCAAAGCTTCTGGCATCCGATTTTCGTATTCAAACAAAGTGAATGAAAATAGTTACAAAGCCAAAATTCAAGACATTCAGCTTGTAGGTAATTTCACACAAGACCAATTTGATATTTCAACCAATGCAGATTTTTACATTCAGCGTATCCAAAACGGATTGGTTCCTTTCGTAATCAATCAGCAGGCTTCTACCCAAGTTTCAATTCATATAGACCAAGTAAAAGAACTGTTTGAAATTAATAATGGAAAATTGTTACTGGCGCAAATTCCGTTCGATTTTAATTTGAAGGTCGACTCAACATCCATCAAACTAAATATTGATGCAGATAAAATTCCTTTGGCTGAACTCGCAAATAAACTCGCTTTTAAGGAAGTAGAAACCGTTTCAAAATTGAAGGGATCAGGAACTGGAAGCTTTCACCTTTCCATGAACAATGAACTCAAGAAAGATTCCTATCCAAAAGTAGCGTGTAATTTCTCTATTGACAATGGAAAACTGACTGAACCTACTAAAGGACTCACCTTGAGCAATATTGATTTGAAAGGAGAATATTCTTCATTAAAAGGAAAAAACAAGGAAGAATTGACCATTCGAAATGTGTCGTTTCAAACTATCAGCGGACCATTTTCAGGAAAGTTAGCTATCCGAAGATTCTCGCAACCAAGCTATAAAGGATCTGCTAAAGGTGCTCTCGATTTAGAAGTTATTCATGCACTATTTAAAATTCCGAAAATTGAAGAGCTTTCAGGAAAAGTAACTGTCAATACCAATTTTTATTTGGAAACTGTTTTTGAAAACAACGAAGCAGTTGTAGAAATTAGAGATGGAAATGGCACTGCTCTGATGAACAATGTTGATTTTAGTATGGAAAAAGATTCTCGACAATTCAAGGACATTTATGGAAATCTGATTTTAAATCGCAGCGATGCCGTTTTGGAGGATTTGAAAGTTCGTCTTGGCGAGTCTGATTTACAGTTAAATGGAAGTTTTAATTACATCGATCAATTTTTACAAGACAAACACACTTTAGATGTATCCGTTATTGCAGAAAGTAAAAAAATCAATCTGAAAGATTTCACCAATACGATTGCTGGAGATCCAAAAGCGACTACAACTGCTCGTGAATGGATGCTGCCAACCTTAATTAATGGAAATGTGAAACTAAATGTGGATGCTATTCATATGGAAAATCATGTTTTTACACAAATCAATGGAGAAATGACCGTTGGAAACAGAGCAATTTCTATCCAAAAACTACACGGAATAACTGGAAATGCAACCGTACGTGGAACTTTAGCCATTGTAGAATCTGCTCCCGAATATTTTCAATTGGCAACGAATTTGAGCTCCAAAGACATTTATTTTAAGCCCATTTTCAGAGAATGGAACAACTTTGATCAAAGCGTTATTAAAGAAGACAATATCAGTGGAAGAGCCGAAGCTATTTTGGATTTCAAAGCTCCTTTTGACCTACAATACGGAATTCTAAAGGATGAAATAGAAGCGCAGATTCAACTAAAAATTATCGGCGGACAATTAAAAAATGTAGAAACATTTACTGCTTTGACCAAAGATTTGAAAACTGCCAAAACAAAATTGATTCTAAAACAACGAGATATTTCTGCTTTAGAAGGAAAGTTGAACAACATTCAGTTTGAAACCTTGGAAAACACGATTTTCATTAAAAAGAGTACGATTATTATTCCGAAAATGGAAATCAAGACCAATGCGCTAACCATTGCAATTGATGGACAACACAAATTCAACAACGATATTGATTACAAATTTGCTTTCCGTTTTAGAGAATTGAAACAAACAAAAGACGAATCTGAATTTGGTATTGTGGAAGACGACGGAACAGGAATTAAAGTCTTTGTTCGCATGTATGGAAATCTGGCAAATCCAATCATTGAATGGGATAAATCTTCACGCAAAGAAGACGCCAAACAAAACCGTGAAGAAGCGAAAACAGAAGCCATCTCCATTCTAAAATCAGAATTGGGATTGTTTAAAAAAGATACCACCATCAAAAAATACCAACCTCCGAAGAAAGAATACGAAGTACTTGAAATTGAATTTGGAAAAGAGGAAGAAGTCAATCCATTTGAAGAGAAAAAGAAAATCGAAAAAGAAAAAAAAGGACTCAAGAAATTTGGAGAGAAACTCAAAGAAAAAGGTAAAAAAGAAGAGACAGAAGAATTTACTGTGGATTAGTTACGGAGTATGTCCATCTCGATACTTTCGCCTTGTCAGTTCGAGTCCTGGAAATACGGGATATCGAGAACAAATGGCGAAAACTCGATTTGACATGATCAGGTCATAGATATTCATAATAATACTGTATTATTACACACTAAAAATGTTAGAATGAGTGGGATTCAATCTTTTATTGACATGCTTTTTATAGGAGTAATCACACTCTTTCCTGTTGTCAACCCAATTGGATCTGCATTTATTGTAAATCCGTATCTGTCGAATTTAGAAATTCAAGAAAAAAGAAAAGCTGTCAAGAAAATCGCGCTTTATGCATTCATTTTATGTACAATCGCTCTTTTTGCGGGGCATTGGATTTTGGAAATTTTTGGTATCACCATACCCGTAGTTCAGCTTGCTGGAGGTATAATGATTTGCAAGATAGGATGGGAATTTCTTTCCTCGGATAAAAAAGAAGAAAAAACACTCATAGATGAATCTGGTGAGAGTCCAAATTCCAATTACACACTCATTCAGGACAAATTATTTTACCCCATTACATTCCCAATAACAACAGGAGCTGGATCTATTTCGGTTCTTTTCACATTGAGTGCTCACAGCGCCAATGCCCATATAAACATGTACCTAATCAATACTGGGGCAATTCTTTCAGCAATCGTTGTAATCTGTTTACTTATTTATTTTTTCTATCTGAATACAAAAAAAATAATTCGAGTAATTGGTAAAGAAGGAGAACAAATCCTCAATCGAATCATGGCATTCCTCATTTTTTGTGTGGGGCTTCAAATTGGAATAACAGGTATTAAATCACTTATTATTGCATAAAATGCTCTCGAATAGGTAGATTCAAAATAGAGTTTCTACACTTGCAAATCGGTGTGTAAATATCTGTTCCAATTGTTTACGGACAAAAAGCCAATGCGCCAATTTTCCCAAAAAACCTAAAGGAAGTTGATAAGTCACAATATCGGTCATTTCAACCCCTCCTTCAACTGTTTTGAAATGATGTTCATGATGCCAAATCCGATATGGTCCAATACGCTGTTCATCGACAAAAAATTGCTGATCCTGAACATGGGTGATTTCTGTCAACCAATTCAATTTGATTCCCAATACAGGACGGACTGTATAGCCAATCATCAATCCTTCATACATTTTTTCTGGAACAGTTGTCAAAACTTGAAAACGCATGTATTCTGGCGTAATTTTCTGCAAGTTGTTTGGATTGGAAAAGAAATCCCAGCAAACTTTTAAATCTGCTGGGATAAACTGGGTGCGTTTGAGTTGGTACATACTTTTTTATTTTATAAACAACTCAATAACAAAGAAGGTTCATTCAATGATGTTGAACTAGAACACGTTTGGTTTTTACTCCGTTGTCTGCAACGATTTCTAACAAATGCCGTTGTTTAACGATGAAATATAAATCATCAACTACTACAGTAAACCAAATGAAGCACCTTTATTTATAAGTTCAAGAAAATATTGGACCATCAATAACAAATATGTGCAACAAAAAAACAGGAGATCACAGAACCACATTTTCGAAATTAGAAGTTTGTAATTGATTTATGGATTTTTGAACCCAATGGCATCTTAGGTGTAACTAGTAATAATTCTAAACTGGACATTATGAAATTCGTTGCTCTACTTTGCATGCTACTACTTGGTTCTAGTATAGCTTTTTCCCAATCTATTTCTGGAAACATGAATTCAGAATCCCACAATGAAGCACTTCGCTATGGAAATGTGGACATCTACAAAGGAGATAAATTAGTTGCCTCAGTTCTCACAGATAAATTAGGGAATTTTGCCATCGCACTTGATACAGGAACGTATGTGTGTGTGATGAATTATGCAGGATTCACTCCTATCACAAAAGAAATAAAAGTAACTGGAAATGAAGTCGCTGATTTCAAAATGAAAGAAGATCCAAAGGCTAAAAAACCAACAACAAAAGCAGATGACGGTGATCTAGATCTGAGAAAAGAAATGCGTGAAATCGAAGAAGTCGCAATAGTTAGTTCCAAAAGCGATAAAAAGGGAGTAGCCTTAAGAAAAAGTAGAACCGACGCTTATGATGCTTCTCCGACTATTTCAAGCGGTAGAGTTATGAGCACTCACTCGGGAGATCTTGAATTTGAAGGGCTTTCAACCAACACAGCCAGCTCAAAACTATTAACTGCGGGTGAAATCAATGATTTTTCGAAATGGAAAATGTGGCAAGACCTTTCCAAAGGAGAATTGTCAGCTTATCAAAAAATGTGGCAAATTGCGCCATCAGGAAGATATACCGTGATGCTTCAATCAGAAGACGGAATTCCGATTGTTGATGCAGTTGTACAATTGCTTCTGAATCGCGATGTGCTTTTTACAACAAGAAGCGATAATACAGGAAAAGCAGAATGTTGGCTAACCATCAAAAATGAAACCCCTGTTTTGAATGGAAAGCTCTCCATCCAAATTTCAACCAATGGAAAAACCGTTACAATTAATAAAGTAACTGCCTTCGACAAAGGATTGAATCACCAAAAACTGAAAATTTCTTGTCAAGAAGTTGAAAATGTAGACGTTGCTTTTGTAGTTGATGCTACAGGTTCTATGGGTGATGAAATCAACTTTTTGAAAGCAGAAATGAACGATGTTATTTTCGAATCAAGGAAAATTAGCAACAAATTAAACTTCCGATTTGCGAATGTTTTTTACAGAGATATGACCGATTCATACATTACTAAAAGCATGAACTTTAATCGTATTCTAACCGAATCAACGGCTTTCATTGACGAACAAAATGCTGGCGGAGGTGGCGATTTCCCCGAAGCAATGGATGTAGGTTTGGA from Fluviicola taffensis DSM 16823 carries:
- a CDS encoding MarC family protein; the encoded protein is MSGIQSFIDMLFIGVITLFPVVNPIGSAFIVNPYLSNLEIQEKRKAVKKIALYAFILCTIALFAGHWILEIFGITIPVVQLAGGIMICKIGWEFLSSDKKEEKTLIDESGESPNSNYTLIQDKLFYPITFPITTGAGSISVLFTLSAHSANAHINMYLINTGAILSAIVVICLLIYFFYLNTKKIIRVIGKEGEQILNRIMAFLIFCVGLQIGITGIKSLIIA
- a CDS encoding SRPBCC family protein; translation: MYQLKRTQFIPADLKVCWDFFSNPNNLQKITPEYMRFQVLTTVPEKMYEGLMIGYTVRPVLGIKLNWLTEITHVQDQQFFVDEQRIGPYRIWHHEHHFKTVEGGVEMTDIVTYQLPLGFLGKLAHWLFVRKQLEQIFTHRFASVETLF
- a CDS encoding DUF349 domain-containing protein, which produces MEKASLLEALKNLVQQEDALSVAREVSELRNQFEDVILEEDRQFQIKQLEAKENGETVEERPFDTVREEFYNLHNEFRDRKKSLQNAKKEAEEANYRRKKVLLERMKDVVEKEENIGAAMTAYKEIHDAWKEVGDIPREKRQDIQSEYSRLLETFFYHIKIYRELREHDLHRNHQLKLDVIQRIQELSKVENLKDVEQAIKSLQNEWDETGPVGNDAWESLKNSYWDAVRAVYTRIQTFYDEKRTELAANLELKKEIAKKAIEIVTDFTSTNTKDWDTATATLLALQEEWKKIGFGPRKENEDVWKEFRAACDEFFAKKKTFFDSIRGKFDEVATKKQQLVDRLDEMKHSTDWKATTDQILSIQKEWKNLGSAGQRFEQKLWKDFRAACDHFFEAKQTHFSSKDKEFEGNLALKMELIERIKTTEIPEDKKEALSLLKTFATEFNEIGHVPMKEKDRVFNAYKEVLDGHYKKLKLEGAEQEKMLFQARLETLKGDPNSDRALAREKHDLNEKINRLKSDILQFENNLGFFAKSKGADLLKKEVESKISAAQRKIEELRAKIKMIQ
- a CDS encoding AsmA-like C-terminal region-containing protein, producing the protein MKWKKWLVKTLKWFFIIFSGLFLLITILLYAFKDDIIDYAVSEINKSLKAKVNVDKIDVTFWATFPDLSLDFNHVFIQDPFKNSTSKDTLLYTEQIRLKFSPADIWNENYHVKKIVIKPGTLQLKIRKNGEENYDILKESDSKEKTTFKLTLESIKASGIRFSYSNKVNENSYKAKIQDIQLVGNFTQDQFDISTNADFYIQRIQNGLVPFVINQQASTQVSIHIDQVKELFEINNGKLLLAQIPFDFNLKVDSTSIKLNIDADKIPLAELANKLAFKEVETVSKLKGSGTGSFHLSMNNELKKDSYPKVACNFSIDNGKLTEPTKGLTLSNIDLKGEYSSLKGKNKEELTIRNVSFQTISGPFSGKLAIRRFSQPSYKGSAKGALDLEVIHALFKIPKIEELSGKVTVNTNFYLETVFENNEAVVEIRDGNGTALMNNVDFSMEKDSRQFKDIYGNLILNRSDAVLEDLKVRLGESDLQLNGSFNYIDQFLQDKHTLDVSVIAESKKINLKDFTNTIAGDPKATTTAREWMLPTLINGNVKLNVDAIHMENHVFTQINGEMTVGNRAISIQKLHGITGNATVRGTLAIVESAPEYFQLATNLSSKDIYFKPIFREWNNFDQSVIKEDNISGRAEAILDFKAPFDLQYGILKDEIEAQIQLKIIGGQLKNVETFTALTKDLKTAKTKLILKQRDISALEGKLNNIQFETLENTIFIKKSTIIIPKMEIKTNALTIAIDGQHKFNNDIDYKFAFRFRELKQTKDESEFGIVEDDGTGIKVFVRMYGNLANPIIEWDKSSRKEDAKQNREEAKTEAISILKSELGLFKKDTTIKKYQPPKKEYEVLEIEFGKEEEVNPFEEKKKIEKEKKGLKKFGEKLKEKGKKEETEEFTVD
- a CDS encoding VWD domain-containing protein, coding for MKKYFTFFGLFALAALGTLHAQQNSALGSDFQSIRKEMVAWDAVRGEWLASSMEAMADKKPTPDRNFPEEYTPAEMFNAMPTATQEKVRGQIQRSTTNSDSISRTKWNRLNSFTSRTPNCKPVMGRTYGDPHLKSFDGATYSFQTVGEFTLVKSGSGNMNVQVRQRNQSDDFSLNTAVAMNVGGDRVCFYANEKPDGNNSTPLRIGGEPIYVEGENYYLEHGGTISRSSKNDYVVTWPTGERVKLDASQTGGMGFYNIAVEIYPCADNFDGILGNANGRSSDDFDVRNTQGGIASSNWNMGVFGSTNQRDQVLEKEYLAFLAKDFARQYRISPEESLFDYGFNQSTFAFTDESFPRVHRTLGDLNDDDRRRAQRECERRGFTGYDLSACVYDNGFLRIEPTPKPTIPNRTTGRQLDPVRTPSPNRNPGQKPFRERYPTPIVEEPKVRNTSPIETEKPVVREPIKPIPQDPGAVSNPGTRPVSTTGRGTVKPVEEKVNVPIKEPQVTKPERTEPIRNEPVKEPEIKRPERTEPIRKEPVISEPIRTQPIRTEPIRTEPVRAQPERTIPIRTEPVKSEPRYTPPPSNPVPKPVQRPASTPVSTPVTTPSKPITTPIRRGG
- a CDS encoding PfkB family carbohydrate kinase — its product is MSLLTVGSVAFDAIETPFGKTDKIVGGAGTFIALSASNYVKDQRIVSVVGDDFPQETLDLLKSKGVALEGLQIKKGEKTFFWSGRYHNDMNSRDTLVTELNVLGTFDPIIPESYQGAEYLMLGNLSPQVQRQVIERLTTRPKLIAMDTMNFWMDIALDDLKETLKLIDVLIINDEEARQLSGEYSLTKASRVIRAMGPKTLIIKKGEHGALLFQEEKVFFAPALPLEDVFDPTGAGDTFAGGFIGYIASTDDISFDNMKRAIIAGSALASFCVEKFGTQRLLEISKEEIEARIDRFVTLTNFEMSTVVG
- a CDS encoding DMT family transporter produces the protein MTKDFRSWIFLFILALIWGSSFILMKRGMYDELGQSIFSDSQVGALRMAIAGLVMLPFGIWSLRRITHWKQVFYLLVVGTCGNFFPAFLFTFAETKLSSGLAGMLNSFTPFFTLIIGFLVFKQRVQLKQVLGLFIAFAGICILVGILNNAPLEISMLHVGAILLATLMYGTSLNTIKYKLAEFKSLEIASLAFTFLAIPSWITTWNLDTLSVFKTNKHAYEALFYISILSVFGTCLALLIFNQIIKLKSPMFASSVTYMIPIVAVILGVFLNQETFHISQFLGMIVIVGGVYLVNSRQVKK